One Candidatus Taylorbacteria bacterium genomic window, TTCGCAATTTTAGAAACAACCGGCATTCCGCCCGTTCCTGTTCCTCCTCCTTCTCCCCCCGCAATGAAAACCATATCAGCTCCTTTGATTGCTTCCTGGATTTCCTCTTTTGTTTCCTCTGCGGCGCGTTTCCCAAGCTCGGGATTCATACCGGTTCCCAATCCGCGGGTCAAGTTTTTTCCAATATGGATTTTTCTCTTCGCGAGAGAATTATGCAGGTCCTGCGCATCGGTGTTTACCGCGATAAATTCAACTCCCTTTACTTTCGAGTTGACCATATGGTTCACGGCATTTTTTCCGGACCCGCCGATACCGATAACCTTAATTCTTGCGAAAGCTTCTACTTCTGGTGATATGTTTGGCATGGCAATTTTGGCTTATAGCTGTTAGCTTTTAGGCGCTTGCTTGAATAGAAATCTGCAGTTAAAAAACAAGTCAGCGCTACACTAGCAATCTCACTTAATGGGGCTATCATAGCAGAAGTGCTATTAAAAAGAAAAGGGGTTGACAGAAGCAGGAAGTATATATTGTAATATTATCATTTTTTCCATTAAACTGGTTGAAATTTTATGCAGAATCATCCGCAAGAAATAAGCTTTCAGCTTTTAGCTGTTAGGAATGAATATCAAAGCTAAAAGCTGGAATCTTACAGCTGGTAGCTCCTAGGGGAGAAACTGTTTTACCCATCCGACAACAGTTTTTGCCAAAGACTTTAGAAATCTGAGACCTCGCTTTATTCCGATAGCGTCTTCAAGAGTATTGGTGAAGCCCAAAAGGCACAGACCGTAAGCTACAGCGAAAACAACGTTTCGGACGGGCGACTTCATATTTCCCTGAATCGCCAGATCCGAGACCTTCGAAGGGAGCTTCAAGGACCGCATTGCAAATTCGGGGATGGTGTTTAAGAGCGAGCCACCGCCGATGAACACGATGCCTGCGGGCAGGAGACCGTCTCTTCCGATTTTTTTTAGGTGATTTTCTATGAGCTCAAAAATATCGCTCAATCTCGCGTCAATGATTTCTTCCATTTTTTTCTTTGGGTGCTCGCCACCATCTCTCCTATCGCGCTTTGCGGACTCGGCATCCTCGAGAGGAATTTTAAAGCCGAGGGCGATGTCATTGGTAATATCGGTTGAGCCTATGGGAAATACCTCGAGAGATATGGGGATGTCGTTTTCGTAGACTACCACTGAAACCGTTTCTGAGCCGATATTTGCAAGGACACAGCCGGCGATTTTTTGCAATTTGTTTATTGTGACAAGGCTTGCCGCGATCGGCGAGGCGATGAGATCTTCGGCCTCCACACCGAGCTCTTCCAGGCATAGAATTATGTCGTTTACATGTTGTTCGAGACAGGTTATGAAGAGAGTCTTAACGTCAAGCTTTGCCGCCTTCATGCCATGTGGACGTCCCCAGACCGTTTTTCCGTCAATCTTGAATTGAAGGGGAATGGTGTGGATAATTTTGCGATTCAAAGAAATTTGTCGCGGAATTTCCTTTTCGCTCGCGGCAATGGCATGGCTCACATCAAGATCGGTAATCTCGCTGTCGGCGCGCGATATCATGATGCTTCCGTGCGATATGCGACTCTCGAGACCGATTCCTCCAAGAGCGACGTACGCCTTTTTGATTTTAATTCCCGAGCTCTTTTCGGCCTGACGGATGGCAAGACCAATGCTTCGCGTTACCTCGGCGGAATTCACGATATAACCGTTGCGAAGTCCTTTGGATTCAGAAAATCCTGCTCCCAGCACGCGAGGAAAACCCTTCTCCGCGATGCCTCCCGCTTCGCAGACGAGTACTTTGACCTCGTAAGAACCAATATCTATTCCAATTGAAATGTTGCGTGCCATAGATTGTCAACTAATCACAGATAACAAATTATTGAATAACCTATAACCGAACTTTTAAAATCCTGAATTGATTTTTCAGTTACGTTTCGGTTATTTTTTGTGAGTGAGAAAATTAAATCCCGAATTTTTTTCGGACTACAACTTCCTCACTCTCCATTCTACTACTATGAGTGAAACCTTTCAAATGCGTGAGTGCGTGGATAAAGAGAAATCCGGCAAAATTTTTCTCATTTCTTTCAAAAAGTTTTGCTTCACGTTTTGCTCTCGCGAGATTTAAAAAAATTTCTCCCTCTTGTTCGCTTAAAGGGAACGCGAGGACATTGGCCGGCTTGTTTTTACGGCGATAGCGAAGGTTGAGCTTGCGAGAACGGGAGTCGCCCACAATCACGAGACTAAGTAAATATGATTTTCCTAACACGGAATTTTTCATGCCCGAAAAAGGCAAGCCCGGAAGCTTGCCTTTTGTGGTGTTGGTTATGGAAAAGTGGCTGGAAGTATTCTGCATAAAACTTATGCGTTTGGACGCTATTCAACTTAGTTCGACGAAGTCAGACAGTCTATGAGGCGACGATGAAATGCGCCAAAATCAAAAGTTTCTCATTTATCTTCGAGAGGGTTTCTCAACAATTTTTCCCAGCTTAATAAGTTCGTCCATTTCTTCTCTTTTTCTCAGCTTTTTCAAGGCTCTTTTTTTCTTGGTGTAGGGCGAGGGGATTCGTTCGGAATAGCGCAAAGACCGCACGCGATTCAAAACACCAGAGCCTTGCACGCGTTTAGTAAACCTTCGCAAAAGGTTGATGTTATTTTCATTGCTGTTTTTCTCCACCTGAATATTTATCATGCATTGCATCCTACCATAGGAGAGGGAAAAGTCCAAGAATAGGTGTTAGGTGTAAGGTGTAAGGTGTAAGGTGTAAGGTGTTAGGTGTTAGCTTTTCGATAATACTTCGAGGGTGAGGAGGGTAACTGTCCAAAGAGACTCTTTGGACACAAAGTCCTATATTTTATAGATATTCTCATTCACTTCTTGCTCAGAGCCGAAAGCTTCCTTTCTCGCAAAACGATAGAGTACATATTGTGCCGAAATGTTTCCTAAGTCTGTAGCCTGACGGCTTGCTTCCTCACTATAAACGCGCATAAGACCTCCTACCATTTTACCTGTATTACCAAACTGAGCCAAACCAAGACTAATAGATCCAATTGCCAGTTGGGCAATACTATTTACAGAGTTCGCACCGATGCTTAGAATCAACGACTTCTTAAATGTTTCAGATTTACTGACATTATTAAGCTTTCTCATCTCTTCCAGCATTAACTTATAAGAATGATCTGTTCCAAATTTATCAAGGAAAATAAACCACGTGTATCGTAATTTTGTTTTAAGATAATAGCCATAAGCAACAAGACCTATTACAAATACTACGAATAGTACGAGCGAACTATTCAAAATAATTTCATAGCCGGTAGAACTGTTAAATATAGGTACGAAAATCATTATTACTAAACCGAAAGCAACAATAATCACCGCAATAGGTACAAAGTAATACTGTAGCCAGAGTTTAATACGGAAGTCAATAGCTGGCCAAAATAATTTTCTCGCTATTTTCCAACTTTCCGATGGGGATAGATTCTTTTTGTCGAAAAATGAGTCAATCCATATTTGCTTCTCGATTTTGAATATAAAACGAATAATTTGACTATAAATTACTGCTAGAATCAAGTATACGGCAAGGGCTTCGAAATAAATAAATTTTTGATCCTGTGAAAATGAATTGAAGTCATAAATCAGGTTAAGCACGTAAGATACTACGATAAGTAATAAATACGGCCAAGTGATGAGCAGTATCCTTTTAAACAGTGCTGATTTTCTAAGCTTAAGCTGTCGCCCTATTTCCTCAAATATTTCTTTGTAAGTTGGAGGTAGGGTTGTATTGCTTATTTGCATAAAATTCTGTTTCTTTAATATGAGCTAATAAATAAATCATACAATGCTTATCAATATTCCCTTTATTCAACCTAGAAGCTAACACCTAACACCTAACACCTAACACCTAACAGCTAACAGCTACCCCTTTATCTTCTTCAAATATTCCGCAAGTCTAGCTATTGGAATCGTTTCTTGGCAACGCGTAGCCATATCACGAACAATGATGCTTCCTTCGAGCGCCTCCTTCTGGCCCATGATAATCGAATAGGGCACTTTCAATCTTTCGGCGACCTCGAGCTGGGGTGCTAATTTGTCTTTGACGAGGCCCTGCGCCAGAGGGATTTTTTCCTTACGCAGGATTTCCACGATTTCAAGGCTCTTCAATTTTGCCTCAAAGCCGAGCTGGATAAAATAAATTTTGGCGGATTTAAATTTTCTCTTCAGCTTTTTTACACTGCCGGTTCCTTTTTTGTAATGGACGAAAATGCCCGCCGCTCCGAGCTCTTTTTTGTAACCGATTTTTTTGGAAAGACTGTTATAGCGGAGGCCAACTGCAAGGGTGGTTCCCGTGTCGGTGTCTTTAATCGAAAAAATAGTTCCCATGCAAAGCTTTCTTGAATGGAGAAGGTCGGTGCTGATTTTGTAGGGAATTTTCAAAGTCTCCAGATATTCCAGAACCTCTCCGAAATGTTTTCTCGCGGTTTCCGAGAGCGAGTCGATGGGGTGCGGGGCATTTCCTTTCTGTGATTGGCATTTCTCGTTATCGCAAAGCAGAACGTCGAAGGGGTCGTCCTTGAGTGCCTGACGGCAATGAGCGGAAAGCGTATTTATATTTTTTCTGTAATAGTTCGAGAGGTCACGCATGAAGCTTGACATGGAGTCTTTGTCTCCAATGCTGTTGATTTCGATTTGTAGATTTTCGTAACCCTCATCTTTTAAAATTTCAAGTGCCGTTTTTATGAGAACCGCTTCGGCAATGCTTTTCGTCGTGCCGATAATGTCCAGATAGAAGCGTTTTTCATTGGGAAGCGCCCGCACTCTCCCTCCATCGATGCGTTCATAGTAGAGCATCAAGGGCTGGCTTAGGGGACTCGGATTATCTTTGAGAAAATTTCGGAAGAGAGCTACTTTTTCTTCGGGACGTATTGAAAAGATGTGTTTTTCCAATTCATTTTCTTCCTTCAGTTCTAAAACTTTGCGGGCGATGTCGAAGTCTTCTTTTTTAAGTTTAAACGGGACTGCATGGGTGAAGCCATAGTAGTAAGCAATCTCGGCAGACTTCTCCACGCTCCGCGACTTGGCTCTGTGTCTGCTTTTTACCTTTCGTTTCAGGACTTTTTTTTTATGGATAGTAACCATGACGTTAGAGACGGCTTTATGCGCTGAAAATGGTTCTGTGTAAAACGAGATTACTCGGGAGTCGCGAATTCGCCCGGTAAAACTGCAATTTTGGTTATTGGATGAAGGCGAATGACCGGCCGTCCGATGATGAGGGCTTCCTTTACCGGTCCCCAGAATCTAGAGTCGGAGCTTTGAGGCCTGTTGTCCCCCATGACGAAATACTCGTCGCCCAAAGTGATTTTGAACGAGTCAAACGATTTGTTTTCCAAATACGGCTCATTTAAGGCAAAGCCCTTTGGATGCAGTGCATTGACGATAGTTATTTTTCCGCCTTGAGATTCCACAGTTTCCCCTGGCAGACCGATGATTCTTTTTATGTAGTATTTGCTCTCGTCTTTAGGATATTTGAAAATAATGACATCGCCACGCGCAGGATTCTCAAAGCGGTAGGTGAGCTCGTCGACAATTAAATATTCTCCGTTTAGAAAAGTAGGATCCATTGAAGAACCGCTTACCACAAAAGGCTTTGCGACAAAAAAACGGATCGGGATGACGATGATAAGAGCAATCAATCCGAATCGAAGGAGCTCGGCGAATGCTCCTTCGGATTTGGGAGGAATGCGAGGCGGAGGATTTTTGGGAGCGGCGTTCATTAAAAATTTTTAATATTTAAAAGAGAGTTTTTTCGAATTTAGATAAATCTTATTACGAATTTGCGTTTGACACAAGGGGCGCTCATCTGTCATTTTGCGAGAAACCAACGCTTCGATGATAAGAAAATTATTTTCGCCTCGTTTTGGAAATTTCATGAGTCGCTTCGCTCCTGCAGCCAGATGAAATTTTCAACTCGGCTCAGTAATTTTCCATCATCTCCGCGAGTTTTCGCAAAATGACAGATTCACTATATCGAAGGGAAGAAGTTGCATGTTCTTCCACTTTACACTTTACACTTTACACTTTACACTTCTCCCATGTCTTACATCATCGTTGGTCTAGGCAACCCCGGAGAAGAATATGAAAATACCCGACATAATGTTGGACGGATGGCTCTCATGTCGTTTCAGAAAGAGCAAGATTTTCCGGAGTGGAAGCTGAACTCAAAAATAAATGCTTTAATTTCAGAAAAAAATTTGCCGAACATAGGCAAGGTTACTCTGATTTTGCCGGAGGCATTTATGAACAACTCTGGCAAAAGCCTGACGACAGTTATTACGAGCAAAAAGAAAGCAAAGGAGCTTGTCGTCGTTCACGATGATTTAGACCTTCCGCAGGGCAAGGTGAAAATTTCGTTCAACAAGAGCGCGGGAGGTCATCGCGGGGTTCAAAATATCGTAAACAAAATTAAGACGGAAGAATTTGTCCGAGTGCGAATCGGCATTTCTCCAGAAACAAAAAAAGGCATAAAAAAACCGCAAGGCGAGAAAGCCGTCCTCGATTTTATTCTCGGAAAACTCAAACCCGAAGAAGAGAAGCAATTCAAAAAAGAATTTAAGACAATCTCAAAAGCCCTCTTGATTCTCTTAGGGGAAGGCTGGAGCAAAGCGGCGAGTGTGTATGGTAGCTTGTAGGTCCCAATTTTTCCCACGAATTTTTAATTCGTGGATGAAAAATTGTGCGCCGACATTAAGAAATGTCGGCGCACAATTTTTGTCCCTCGCAAAACCTCGGGATCCTCAATCTTGCACCCACTCGGGAACTCGTGGAAGTCCAAGGAGACTTCTTGGAAAAATGATGCGTTCTAATTTTGAGCTACATTGCGTTAATGTGGGAATTTGAATATCAAGGATATTCCTTCATAAAAAAAGCCTCCCAAATTAGGAGGCGGGGCGACGGGAAGAGGGGAGAGAATGAATGCGAGATATCATTTTCCCCATTTCAAGCGCCTTTGCATACGCAATGGCTCGGGCCAATTTTTTCTCTCCGGAGATTGTTTTTCGCTCACGGGCAGTTCTTAGTTTTTTCATACGGTTTTTTCGACTTTCTGCATTTACGCTACCATACCGCCTATCTTTGTGCCATACCCGCGCGAATGATTGACTTTTTTTGGGTTGGCCAGTAGGCTAAATTTGGTAACACGGCTCAACAAATATTCCAAATGAAAGGACGGATTATGATAATCAGCACTGGGCAGTTTGCGAAACAGATAGCCAAAGCGCGATTCGGAGATCGGATTGTGCTTTGCCAAGACGCAGACAAAATCTCTTCCCCACCCGTCTTCTGGGCGCATCCTAAAGGTGTGGTAACCAAGAAGGGCGATTCCTTCTGGCTCAACGAGGCAGATTCCTCTCGAGGAGATTCGGCACTGTATTCTGGTGAGTACAAAACAAGTTTCTCATGTCCAACTGGTTTTGTGATTTTGAAAGATGACCAGTTTTTGCTCGATGGTGAGAAGCCAATGACTCCAGTTCAGGCTCATGAGTCCTTCACAGCTCCAAGCTCGATAATCCAAATCAAAGGAAGGACCTTTTTGGCGGGCGGAGAAAAAGATGGCATCGAGCTTACCGAAGGAGAATGGGACGATTGGGCCACACATCCCTTTGGTGTCATGTTTAAATGGGGGAGTCGAGTGGTTCTCGTCGTAACCCAACCACCAAATTCCAAGGTGCCTCAATCTGAAAGCAAGCCAAGTTAATCCTTGGCTTTTTTTATCTGAAAACAAAAACTCCGAGCTTCTCCGGAGTTTTTGTTTTCTTGAAGCTAAAAGCTAACAGCTAACAGCTAATAGCTAATACCTACTTCTGCTCCACAAACGAAAGCGCCATTTTTTGCTCCTTGGTGTCGAAAAGAGTGATTTTGAATGTATATGATTTTCCGAGCTCGAGCTTTTCTCGAAGCTTCTCTTCGCTCCCAAACTCCGAAATATGCACCAAACCGGCGATGCCTTCTTCAATCGAGGCCAGGGCGCCGTGGCGGTTGAATTTAATAACCACGCCCGAAACCACGTCTCCCTTTTTAAATTTATTCGAAGCCGCAACCCATGGGTTTTCTTTGAGCGCCTTGATTGATAGGGAAATTTTGCCCTCTTTGATTTCTATGATTTTGACCTTCACTTTATCCCGGACTTTGAAGAGCGCTTTCGGATCTTCAACAAGGGACCAATCTATCTCGGAAATATGCACCAATCCTTCGAGTCCTTCCTCGATTTTTACGAACACACCGAAATCCACCACGCCGGTAATTTCCCCCTGGATTTCATCGCCGACGGTATAGTGTTCGATAATTTTCTCCTTGTCTTTTTCTTCGCGATTCTTTTCCGAGAAGATGAGCTTGCCTTCTTTTGGAGAGGCGGAAATAATGGAAACAGAAATTTTCTGCCCGACAAGCTTTCGCAGTTCATCGAGAATTTTGTCCTTGTCGCCGTCAGCCACGCGCGGGTAGTGGTCGCTCTTCAACTGTGATGCCGGCAGAAAGCCCGATATGCCCTGCCACTCGATAATGAGCCCGCCCTTGTTTGCCTCCTTGACGGGAAGCTCGAGCACCTGTTTTTCTCTGATTGCGTCTTCGGCTTCGTTCCAAATGAGGGCCTGGCGAGCTTCCTTGAGAGAAAGTTCGATATAACCGTCCTTGTTCTCCGTGTCGACAACTTTGGCCGCAATGGTGTCGCCGACAAGAACCTTCTTGATGATGTCCCGAGCGTTTATATATTCTCGCCCAAAGATAATTCCAGTTCCTATGGGAGAAAGATCGATGTATACGCCAGACTTATCATTTGATATAACTTTACCTTCCACGATATCTCCCACCGAGGGGGGAGTCTTGGTGTTCTCGATGATGGAGGTCATCATGCTTTCCTTCTTGGCAGGAGTTCCGGGTGCTGTCGAAGGCGATGTCGGTTGCGTCGCGGAAGTTGCTACAGAAGACTTTGTGCCATGAATAGGGGCGTCTTTTTTTGCGACCTTTTGAGCTACTTTTTCCTCTTTTTTTATTTCTTCTTTCGGGATAAGGGCAGTTATCGGAATTGTTTCAGGTTCTTTCTCTTCTTTTTTCGGTTCCACCGCCTCTTTCGTCTCTTTTTTTGCTTCCTCTTCCGATTCTTTTTTGGGAGTTTTTCTTAGTCTAAAAAATGCCATGTTTTACAGAACGAGGAAGGTCTCCCGCGATCAAGAGTGGGCAGGAAGCGGTAGGTTTATCTTCTTCGTTTGCTATTAAATTAATGAGGAAAGTATACAGATTTGAGTTGAAATGTAAACCCCGTTAGTGAATTTTGGCATGGTCCTCCTATTCCGCCCAAAGCGGATGATGCCAAAATCTACTACGAGGTAAAGATGACACAAAAAAAGACCGGACACTTGTGTCCGGGTGATATTCAGTGATGGAGAAACAACTTATCTCCTTCCCGCTTGAGGAACCAAAGGAGTAGAGCAATGGCACCTATCGTTACCACTGCAATCCATGGAGAAAGTTTAAAGAGCAAGTAAATTACGTATGCAATTGCATACAGTACTCCCACTAGAATAGCGAAGGAAAAAAAAGTAGCAAAAATGAGGCCGATGCAGATTGGAATCAGATACTTCTCAATCATCTCACAGTATCGCTCTCGCTCCTCTCGTTCTTGCGAGTACAGGTAATCATTCCATCTGTCAAGGGCTTCTGGGTCATTCTGAAGGTGTGTGGTCGAAGAGGTCGAATTGGGTGTGTTCATAATTCAATTTTTTTCAAAGCCATATTTACAGTACTCCTGCTTTTCTCACTAGTCAATTTCCTATCTCCCAACCTTTCTTTGGAAATTAGAAATTAGTAATTGGAAATTTCTTTTAGTATCTGTTATACTTTATGCATGATTATCACGTATCTCGGAGCGGAGTTTTTCAAAGTGCAATTCGGCGAGACCGTGATTGCCTTCAATCCTATTTCGAAGGAATCTAAATTTAAGCAATCGCGTTTTGGAGCAGACGTAGCCCTCGTCTCATTGAACGACAAAGATTTTAATGGCTTCGAGACGCTCGGATTCGGCGAAAAAAAACCTTTTGAAATTAGCGGCCCGGGCGAGTATGA contains:
- the lepB gene encoding signal peptidase I, with amino-acid sequence MNAAPKNPPPRIPPKSEGAFAELLRFGLIALIIVIPIRFFVAKPFVVSGSSMDPTFLNGEYLIVDELTYRFENPARGDVIIFKYPKDESKYYIKRIIGLPGETVESQGGKITIVNALHPKGFALNEPYLENKSFDSFKITLGDEYFVMGDNRPQSSDSRFWGPVKEALIIGRPVIRLHPITKIAVLPGEFATPE
- a CDS encoding S1 RNA-binding domain-containing protein; this encodes MAFFRLRKTPKKESEEEAKKETKEAVEPKKEEKEPETIPITALIPKEEIKKEEKVAQKVAKKDAPIHGTKSSVATSATQPTSPSTAPGTPAKKESMMTSIIENTKTPPSVGDIVEGKVISNDKSGVYIDLSPIGTGIIFGREYINARDIIKKVLVGDTIAAKVVDTENKDGYIELSLKEARQALIWNEAEDAIREKQVLELPVKEANKGGLIIEWQGISGFLPASQLKSDHYPRVADGDKDKILDELRKLVGQKISVSIISASPKEGKLIFSEKNREEKDKEKIIEHYTVGDEIQGEITGVVDFGVFVKIEEGLEGLVHISEIDWSLVEDPKALFKVRDKVKVKIIEIKEGKISLSIKALKENPWVAASNKFKKGDVVSGVVIKFNRHGALASIEEGIAGLVHISEFGSEEKLREKLELGKSYTFKITLFDTKEQKMALSFVEQK
- the pth gene encoding aminoacyl-tRNA hydrolase, with the translated sequence MSYIIVGLGNPGEEYENTRHNVGRMALMSFQKEQDFPEWKLNSKINALISEKNLPNIGKVTLILPEAFMNNSGKSLTTVITSKKKAKELVVVHDDLDLPQGKVKISFNKSAGGHRGVQNIVNKIKTEEFVRVRIGISPETKKGIKKPQGEKAVLDFILGKLKPEEEKQFKKEFKTISKALLILLGEGWSKAASVYGSL
- the ybeY gene encoding rRNA maturation RNase YbeY — its product is MQNTSSHFSITNTTKGKLPGLPFSGMKNSVLGKSYLLSLVIVGDSRSRKLNLRYRRKNKPANVLAFPLSEQEGEIFLNLARAKREAKLFERNEKNFAGFLFIHALTHLKGFTHSSRMESEEVVVRKKFGI
- a CDS encoding His/Gly/Thr/Pro-type tRNA ligase C-terminal domain-containing protein — protein: MVTIHKKKVLKRKVKSRHRAKSRSVEKSAEIAYYYGFTHAVPFKLKKEDFDIARKVLELKEENELEKHIFSIRPEEKVALFRNFLKDNPSPLSQPLMLYYERIDGGRVRALPNEKRFYLDIIGTTKSIAEAVLIKTALEILKDEGYENLQIEINSIGDKDSMSSFMRDLSNYYRKNINTLSAHCRQALKDDPFDVLLCDNEKCQSQKGNAPHPIDSLSETARKHFGEVLEYLETLKIPYKISTDLLHSRKLCMGTIFSIKDTDTGTTLAVGLRYNSLSKKIGYKKELGAAGIFVHYKKGTGSVKKLKRKFKSAKIYFIQLGFEAKLKSLEIVEILRKEKIPLAQGLVKDKLAPQLEVAERLKVPYSIIMGQKEALEGSIIVRDMATRCQETIPIARLAEYLKKIKG
- a CDS encoding cell division protein FtsA, which produces MARNISIGIDIGSYEVKVLVCEAGGIAEKGFPRVLGAGFSESKGLRNGYIVNSAEVTRSIGLAIRQAEKSSGIKIKKAYVALGGIGLESRISHGSIMISRADSEITDLDVSHAIAASEKEIPRQISLNRKIIHTIPLQFKIDGKTVWGRPHGMKAAKLDVKTLFITCLEQHVNDIILCLEELGVEAEDLIASPIAASLVTINKLQKIAGCVLANIGSETVSVVVYENDIPISLEVFPIGSTDITNDIALGFKIPLEDAESAKRDRRDGGEHPKKKMEEIIDARLSDIFELIENHLKKIGRDGLLPAGIVFIGGGSLLNTIPEFAMRSLKLPSKVSDLAIQGNMKSPVRNVVFAVAYGLCLLGFTNTLEDAIGIKRGLRFLKSLAKTVVGWVKQFLP